In one Nicotiana sylvestris chromosome 8, ASM39365v2, whole genome shotgun sequence genomic region, the following are encoded:
- the LOC104245098 gene encoding uncharacterized mitochondrial protein AtMg00810-like, which yields MEAPPDDVFNAFLQGDLVEYVYMIPPPGLVLVLVYVDDLLITGSNPTMIEASKLILQQHFKIKDLGEMKYFFGLEIARSKQGILVRQRNFSLDLISDLGLAESKPTGTSLEVNQRLTSVEFDERGTCIS from the exons ATGGAAGCTCCACCAGATGATGTTTTCAATGCCTTCTTGCAAGGAGATTTGGTGGAGTATGTCTATATGATTCCACCACCTGGCCTT GTCCTTGTGCTAGTGTATGTTGATGATCTTTTGATCACTGGATCCAATCCCACCATGATAGAGGCTTCTAAACTCATACTTCAACAACATTTCAAGATCAAGGACCTGGGGGAGATGAAGTACTTCTTTGGTCTTGAAATTGCTAGAAGTAAACAGGGAATTCTAGTCCGCCAAAGGAATTTTTCTCTTGACTTGATCAGTGATCTTGGTCTAGCCGAATCTAAGCCAACAGGAACATCATTAGAGGTGAATCAAAGGCTTACTAGTGTGGAGTTTGATGAAAGAGGAACCTGTATATCATGA